A region of the Corynebacterium endometrii genome:
CGCGCACGGTTGCCGCCTGCGCGTTGCTGGGCGTAGACGTCCTGCCCGTTGAGCGCCCGGCGTCTATTGTGGTCTGTACCGGCGGCGATGAAGTGGGCGGTGCCGGTGCGGCCTCGATCCCGGACGCCAACGGACCGCTCATTGAGTCCATGGCGGCCGATGCGCGAATAGAGGTAACGGCACGCATTTCGACTCCGGATGATCCCAGCACCTTGCGCGCGCGCCTAGAAGAGGCGGTGGCTAAACACAGCCCCGACGCGGTAGTGACATCCGGGGGAATCAGCCACGGAAAGCGGGAGGTGGTCCGCCAGGTGCTGGAGCCAACCGGTGGATGGTTCGGCCATGTCTCGCAGCAACCCGGCGGTCCACAAGGTTTGAGCAGTTTCAAAGGGACACCGGTGATAAGCCTGCCCGGCAATCCCGTCTCCACCGCCGTAAGCTTCCGGCTGTTCGTGGCCCCGGTCCTTGGCCACGCGCCAGGCACCATCCGCGCCGAACTAGCAGCGCCGGTCCGCGGGATTGAGGGTCGCGATTGCTTTTACCGCGGGGTCCTTGAGTTTGACAAGGCGCGCGCGGTGGCGCGCGTCCTAGAGGGCGCGGGGTCACATCTGATCGCCCAGTCGGCCGCGGCGACGTGCCTTATCCGAATTCCCGCCTCCGCCGACTACCAGGCCGGAGAAAGCGTCGCGGTCTACCCCTGGTGAAGCGGCAGATAGTTGACTAAATCACCGGCCTTCGCACCGGCGGGGTCAATGACTAGCAGGCAATCCGCGTTGGCATAACCGCTGAGCATGTGGGAATTAGTATTGGCCATGGGGGTGGCCCTGCCGCCGCCGAGGCTGGCCGGGATGAGGCGGACCCTGTCGCGGTGAAGCGCATGGAACTCGCCGTCAAGCGTGCAGGTGCGTACCGCCGGGAATCCTTGGCCGCGGGCGCCGGCAAACGCGGGAGCGGCAAAAGAATGCAAAGCAACGTGGGCGGCCAGGGGGTTGCCCGGCACCCCGATAACCAACTGTAAGCGTCCCCGCACACCGCGGCTGGCTATCAAGGTGGGGTGTCCGGGCTGGCAATGGATGGAATCGGCGAGGATTTCATCGGCGAGTTCGGTGATGCACGTCCGCGCGAAATCCTGGCCGGAACGTCCCGAACCACCGGTGACCAACACCACGTCCGCGGTGGAGGATGCCAGCCACTCCCTGACCTCATCCGGCGAATCCGGCAGGCGGTCCATGCGGCCGACCCGCGCCCCCATTTCAGAAATCAGCGTGGGGAAGGAGGAGCTGAAAGCATCACGGACCTCCCCCGGGCCGGGGATACCGGAGGTGATGACCTCGTTGCCGGTAAAGGCGCAGTCCACCGTCAGCGGCCTATCCGCCACCACGCTGTCCACACCGCACGCGGCGAGCAACGGCAGGTGGCGCGCGTGCAGCACCGTGCCAGCCTCAATTATGACGTCTCCCTGGGCTAGCTCCTCGCCAGCGTGGCGGACATCCGCGCCGGGGCTTATGGCGTGGCCATCGAGCAGTTCCACGCCCTCGCCTACCATTCGGGCGTGCTCGGCGCGGACGATTGCCTCGGTCCCATCGGGCAGGACGGAACCGGTCAGGATCGGCAGAGCCTGCCCGGGGCGCAACCGGCCGGATTTGCGGTGAATATTGCGGCCCTGTGCGCCTGTGGCCGCGGGCTCTAGCAGGCGCCACGGGCCGGGACCGGCAACGGCGAATCCGTCCATGGCGCTAGAGGAGTAATGGGGGACGGGGATGGGAGTGCACGCAGGTTGGGCGAGCCGGAGCCCAACCGCGGGGACCTGCTCCTCCGCACGATTTAGCCCTATTGACCGCCCGGCGTCATAGACCCGCTGGCGCGCAACAACCCAGCGCGCAGCCCCTGGGGCCACCCCGAAGCCGGCGTTCGTCGCGTCATCCCACGTGTCCACGTCCCGAGCGGCATCGTCACCCAGGGCAATCTCGCGCAGGTCGAGCCCGTCAAGGCAGCGTTTTACGGATCCGCCGCGTACCCCGTCGAACGCGGTGCGCGCGGCATCGAGGCGTAGCCGGCATAGCAGCGGCTGGGGATACCCGCCCGCGACGGCGATGAGCCCGTCCCCGTGAAGTTCGGCCTCGAGGAGGCCAGCAACCTCCGGGGAGGGCATGTCCGCGGCGAGGATCAGCACGGAATCTTCAGGGCCGCCGCCAATCGTGGCCAGCCCCGCGGCGATGGCCGATGCCGGCCCGCTTTGCGGGGGAGCCTCCCGCACTCGCCTCACCCCGGCCGGCAGATCCATCGCGGGGCCCACTACCACGCGCCGGGCGCAGCCCGCGGTGACTCTAAGCGCCACATCGATCAGGCGCTCGCCGCCGTCCATACGCTGGAGAAAAGGCTTGTCAGGCACCATGATGGGGGCGGACCGGTGGACGCGCGAGCTGCGGCCGCCGGCCAGGATGATTGCGTAGGTAACCATGTCTGCAACTATATAGATACTCTGGAGATACTCTGGTGAGGACAAGAGAGAGAAAGGTTGCGCATGTCTGATTCGCTCACGCACGTTCGCGCGGATGGTTCCGCCCATATGGTTGACGTCACCGCCAAGGCGGAGACCTCCCGTACCGCCGTGGCCACCGGCACGGTGCACATGCAGCCCGAGGTCCTCTCCATGCTCTTCGATGCCCAGCTTCCCAAGGGCGACGCCCTGCCCGTGGCCCGCGTCGCCGGAATCATGGGAGCTAAGAAAACCCCGGAGATCATTCCGCTGTGTCACCCGTTGCCGCTGGGGAAGGTCACGGTGGATTTCGAGCGGGGTGACGGCTGCGTGGTCATTACGGCGAGTGTGAAGACCCGTGGGGTAACAGGCGTGGAAATGGAGGCGCTTACGGCCGTGTCCACGGCGGCGCTGACCGTCTATGACATGATCAAGGCCGTAGACAAACACGCGGTCATTAGCGGCATTCGCGTGCTGTCAAAGTCAGGCGGCAAATCCGGTGACTGGAGCGTTAAATAGTGGCACGCGCTCTCGTTGTCGTGGCGTCCACGCGCGCGGCGCGCGGCGAGTACCGGGACCGCTCCGGCGCCCTGCTAGTCGATTGGCTGCGCGACCAGGGCTTTGAGGTTGGGGAGCCCCTCATAGTCGCCGACTCCGATATGCCCTCCGCTATGCAAACCCTTTTTGCCGGCGACCCGCCGCGCGTGGTGCTCACCACGGGAGGAACGGGAATAACCTCCGATGATCACACGGTAGCGGCCGTGCGCCCCTACCTCGATAAGGAATTGCCCGGCATCATGACGGAGTTTTTCCGCCGGGGAGTAGAAAAAGTCCCCACCGCGATTCTCAGCGGTGGGGTAGCGGGGATCGCCGGGCGCACGTTCGTCATGACGCTGCCGGGCTCTACCGGGGGCGTCAAAGATGGAATCGCCGTGCTTGAGCCGGTCCTAGACCACATAGTTGCGCTGCTTGAGGGAACGCCCGGGCACTAGGGCTAAAATCCGCAGCTGTTAAGGCCTGGATTCAAGTACAACCTCGAATTCCAACAAATCCGCGCCTGTGGCCACGGGCTTCTTGCCGCCGGTGTGGGCTCCGCCGTGGGAGGCGCGATTGCGCTCTACGGCTTCCTCGCCGGACTCGCCCGGCTTGCGGGTGTGCGGGTCTGAATCGCGCCACGCGGCGAAAGATTCTTCATCGGCCCAGCGGGTTACCACGAAGTAGCGGTCATCGCCGGCGACAGGGCGCAGGAGTTCAAACCCCTCAAAGCCAGGGGCGGAATCCACTGCATTCTTGCGGGCGGCAAAGCGCTTCTCAAGTTCCTCACCAGCGCCCGCCGGGACGGAAATGGCGTTAATCTTTACGATAGACATGGTCCCAGCTTAGCCGAGGAATCTTTCCATCGGGCGGCCCCGGGCAATTCCCATCAACCCGCGCGCCATGCATAGATAACGCCCCGCCTTCTAAGCGGTGAAGGCAGGGCGCTTGCTTCGGTGGGCGGGGCACTAGGCCATCGCCTTAACCGATGTACATGGTGTGGTCAGGGTCATGGGCCTTCTCACGCAGTTCGGCCTGGCGCTTGCGGAGTTTATTGACGGCCGGGGCGATCAGCGAGATAGCGATGAGCATGACGATTGCCAGGAACAGCGGGCGCTCCAGGAAAGTGCCAAGGTCGCCCTCGGATACCAGCATCGTGCGGCGGAACTCCACCTCAAGGATTGGGCCGAGGATGAAGCCCAGGATGAATGGGCCCAGCTCAAAGTTCGCCTTACGCAGGATGTAGCCAATCACGCCGAAGATAATCGCGGTGATGACATCGAACAGGGAATTCCGGACGGAAAATACGCCGCAGATTGCCACGATGATAATGATCGGCGCCATGATGGAGCCGCGGATGCGCAGCATCTGAACGAACACGCCCACGAGCGGCAGGTTGAGCGCCAATAGGAGCACATTGCCGATGTACATGGAGGCAATCACGCCCCAGAATAGCTGCGGGTGATCGTTGATCAGCGTGGGGCCCGGGGTGATGTTTTGCAGCAAAAGCGCGCCGAAGATCAGCGCCAGCACGGGGTTCGGCGGAACACCCAGGGTTAGCAGCGGAATGAAGGCGGAGTTCGACGAGGCGTTATCGGCCGTCTCAGTGGCCGCCAATCCCTCGATGGCGCCCTTACCAAATTTTTCCGGGCGCTTGGAGACCTTCTTCTCCACGCCGTAGGAGACCACGGAGGCCACGGGTCCGCCGCCGCCAGGAATCATGCCAATAATCGTGCCAACCACGGCCGCGCGGAGGATGGCGAAGCGGGCGAATACCCAGTCCATCTTTGACGGCAGCTTAGGCTTGACGGGGAGGTCCTTGGTGCCGGTGTAGAAACCGTGCTCCGCGTTGTAGATGAGCTCGCCGATGCCGAACAAGCCCACGGCCACGGCGACGATGTTGATGCCGCCGAGCAGCTCGAGGGATCCAAACGTCAGGCGGGCGTTACCGTCGATTGGGTCGATGCCGATCATCGAGACGACGATGCCCAGGCTGCCGATGATGAGGGCCTTGGCCTTGGAGCCCGATCCGAGCATCACAATCATGAACAAGCCGAGCGCGGCCAGGATGAACATATCCGCGGAAGTGATGGAACCGGCGATGTTCGCCATCGTTGGCGCCATCAAGGTCAAGGTCAAAATGGCGATGGTGGAACCGATGAACGAACCGAAGCCGGTGAGGGACAGAGCCTCGGAGGCGCGGCCCTGCTTCGCAAGCGGGTATCCATCGAATGTCGTTACCACCGCGGCGGCGTCACCGGGCAGGCGGAGCAAAATTGCGGGGATGCGCCCGCCATACATGGAACCGTAGTAAATACCGGCCAGCATCATGATCGCGGTAGTCGCATCGAGCTCGTAGGTGAGCGGCAACAGCAGAGCGATGGCGGTAACCGGGCCCAGGCCCGGAATCAGGCCGATGACGGTACCGACGACTACGCCGATGGTGACAAACAGGAGGTTCGTCGGGCTAAAAGCCACCTCGAACCCACTAAAGAGGTTCATTATAGAATCCATAATCGAAGGCCGTCCTTTCTAGAGCCAGCCCGGGGCCGGGTTCAAAGAAACCTGGAAGCCCAAGACGAAGATGAGGTAGCACGCAGCCGGAACCGCGATGGATAAAATGATCACGTTTCGCCACGACTCCTCGGAAGACCAGCGAGAAATGATCAAGGTGGCAATGACCGCCGCCACGAAGAATCCGCCTGCCCAATACAGCACCACGAATGCGGCCAGGCCCAGCATCATGGCGCCGGAATGGCTGACTCGGTGCGGGTTGAAGATCTCAAACTTTTCCTTCAACAACCAGGTAAAAGGCAGGCAGATGGCGATGATTATGCCGGCAGCCAGCAGCAACAATCCCGAGCCTGGGGCCGCCAGCGTGCCGGTTCCCAGCCGGAATGAGTAGGCAATCAAGAAGGCGGCCACCGCGGCCAAACCCAACATGATTATGAGAAACATCGGCGTGTTGCCCTCGCGCATGCCGGACGTGTCGATGCCTAGGCCTTCCATCTCCTGGATGTCAGCCCCTGCGTCGGCCGCCCCGGCCGTTGTCTGCCGCACGTCTTCTGCGGGGGTGAGACGCGGATCTGAGCCCAGCTTAGGGGTGCGTTCAATGCTCATCGTTTCTCAATTCCTAACTCGGCATAGTCGGCAGAAAGACGGTTCTGTTCCTCAGGAACGTATACGTTCATCCAGTCGGGGCCTTCAATTTGGGGAAGCTCGTAATGATTGGCCTCGAGGAACTCCTGGTAGCTTTCCGAATTGATGGCCTGTTCGGCGACCTTCGTCAGTTCCTCCAGGCGCTGGGGATCCATGCCGTCCGGCACGGCTAGGGCTTGGGAACCGAGGTACTCCGAGCCGGGAAGACCCAGTTCTTCAACGGTAGGAACGTCGGGGAGGGCCTCCAGGCGCTTTTCACCGGTCACGGCCAGAATCCGGGTCTCGCCGCCCTTGGCGCGGGACATGGCGGTGGAAACGTCCGTAACCGCGAAGTCCGTTTCCCCCGACACTGTGGACTGAATGACGTTGCCCGAGCCGTCGAAAGGAACCGCGCGGCCGGTCACGCCCTGCTGCTTGAGGATCATTCCCAGTAGAGCCTGGCTGGCATGGCCCACTCCCAGGGTGGCGTAGGACGCCGAGCCGCCTAGGGCATCGAGCTGCGTCAAATCGGTAATCGGGGAGTCAGCCTTGACGGAAATGGCGAAGGGGGTTTGGCTCAGGCCCACTACCGTTTCGAAGTCCTGCGGTGAGAATTCCACATCCTGCAGCAGCTGGGCGGAGGTGAAGGCCGCTACCGGGGCGAAATAAAGGTTGTAGCCGTCCGCCTCTTTGAGCATGGCTTCGGTAGAGCCCACGATTCCGCCGGCGCCCGGGCGGTTGACTACCAGGACGTTGGCGCCGGTGATTTGCTCGAAGCTTTCGGCGAAGGCGCGGGCGACCACGTCATTGCCACTGCCGGCGCCGTATGCAACTAGTAGCTCTACCTTGCGGGAGGGGTATTCGCCATCTTCCTGTGCGCAGGCGCTCAAACCGCCTGCCGCGACCAGGCACATGAGCCCAGCTAGTACTTTCTTCCTTGTCATGAGTGTTTACCTTTGTGCTTACGCGGACATCACGTCTAGAGCGGGATGATGTCCATGTCATTGGGAATAAGGAGTTTTCCGCTATACGTAGAGGTGGCACGCTCCCAC
Encoded here:
- a CDS encoding molybdopterin molybdotransferase MoeA, producing MGQSRTPEQHVDAVKALVGRRPQVSLSPVEALGRALSRDVVSPGDSPAFDNSQMDGYALGEAHLAGGSFTVGPSVAAGADPDAAVPEGIGQQIIAIMTGAKLPRGTRAVVPVERCRPPEFIEEGPVMVPATQRGQFVRRRGSDIREGAVLFEAGHVVNARTVAACALLGVDVLPVERPASIVVCTGGDEVGGAGAASIPDANGPLIESMAADARIEVTARISTPDDPSTLRARLEEAVAKHSPDAVVTSGGISHGKREVVRQVLEPTGGWFGHVSQQPGGPQGLSSFKGTPVISLPGNPVSTAVSFRLFVAPVLGHAPGTIRAELAAPVRGIEGRDCFYRGVLEFDKARAVARVLEGAGSHLIAQSAAATCLIRIPASADYQAGESVAVYPW
- a CDS encoding molybdopterin-binding protein; protein product: MVTYAIILAGGRSSRVHRSAPIMVPDKPFLQRMDGGERLIDVALRVTAGCARRVVVGPAMDLPAGVRRVREAPPQSGPASAIAAGLATIGGGPEDSVLILAADMPSPEVAGLLEAELHGDGLIAVAGGYPQPLLCRLRLDAARTAFDGVRGGSVKRCLDGLDLREIALGDDAARDVDTWDDATNAGFGVAPGAARWVVARQRVYDAGRSIGLNRAEEQVPAVGLRLAQPACTPIPVPHYSSSAMDGFAVAGPGPWRLLEPAATGAQGRNIHRKSGRLRPGQALPILTGSVLPDGTEAIVRAEHARMVGEGVELLDGHAISPGADVRHAGEELAQGDVIIEAGTVLHARHLPLLAACGVDSVVADRPLTVDCAFTGNEVITSGIPGPGEVRDAFSSSFPTLISEMGARVGRMDRLPDSPDEVREWLASSTADVVLVTGGSGRSGQDFARTCITELADEILADSIHCQPGHPTLIASRGVRGRLQLVIGVPGNPLAAHVALHSFAAPAFAGARGQGFPAVRTCTLDGEFHALHRDRVRLIPASLGGGRATPMANTNSHMLSGYANADCLLVIDPAGAKAGDLVNYLPLHQG
- the moaC gene encoding cyclic pyranopterin monophosphate synthase MoaC, giving the protein MSDSLTHVRADGSAHMVDVTAKAETSRTAVATGTVHMQPEVLSMLFDAQLPKGDALPVARVAGIMGAKKTPEIIPLCHPLPLGKVTVDFERGDGCVVITASVKTRGVTGVEMEALTAVSTAALTVYDMIKAVDKHAVISGIRVLSKSGGKSGDWSVK
- a CDS encoding MogA/MoaB family molybdenum cofactor biosynthesis protein; this translates as MARALVVVASTRAARGEYRDRSGALLVDWLRDQGFEVGEPLIVADSDMPSAMQTLFAGDPPRVVLTTGGTGITSDDHTVAAVRPYLDKELPGIMTEFFRRGVEKVPTAILSGGVAGIAGRTFVMTLPGSTGGVKDGIAVLEPVLDHIVALLEGTPGH
- a CDS encoding antibiotic biosynthesis monooxygenase family protein, with amino-acid sequence MSIVKINAISVPAGAGEELEKRFAARKNAVDSAPGFEGFELLRPVAGDDRYFVVTRWADEESFAAWRDSDPHTRKPGESGEEAVERNRASHGGAHTGGKKPVATGADLLEFEVVLESRP
- a CDS encoding tripartite tricarboxylate transporter permease, translated to MNLFSGFEVAFSPTNLLFVTIGVVVGTVIGLIPGLGPVTAIALLLPLTYELDATTAIMMLAGIYYGSMYGGRIPAILLRLPGDAAAVVTTFDGYPLAKQGRASEALSLTGFGSFIGSTIAILTLTLMAPTMANIAGSITSADMFILAALGLFMIVMLGSGSKAKALIIGSLGIVVSMIGIDPIDGNARLTFGSLELLGGINIVAVAVGLFGIGELIYNAEHGFYTGTKDLPVKPKLPSKMDWVFARFAILRAAVVGTIIGMIPGGGGPVASVVSYGVEKKVSKRPEKFGKGAIEGLAATETADNASSNSAFIPLLTLGVPPNPVLALIFGALLLQNITPGPTLINDHPQLFWGVIASMYIGNVLLLALNLPLVGVFVQMLRIRGSIMAPIIIIVAICGVFSVRNSLFDVITAIIFGVIGYILRKANFELGPFILGFILGPILEVEFRRTMLVSEGDLGTFLERPLFLAIVMLIAISLIAPAVNKLRKRQAELREKAHDPDHTMYIG
- a CDS encoding tripartite tricarboxylate transporter TctB family protein; this encodes MSIERTPKLGSDPRLTPAEDVRQTTAGAADAGADIQEMEGLGIDTSGMREGNTPMFLIIMLGLAAVAAFLIAYSFRLGTGTLAAPGSGLLLLAAGIIIAICLPFTWLLKEKFEIFNPHRVSHSGAMMLGLAAFVVLYWAGGFFVAAVIATLIISRWSSEESWRNVIILSIAVPAACYLIFVLGFQVSLNPAPGWL
- a CDS encoding tripartite tricarboxylate transporter substrate binding protein, whose product is MTRKKVLAGLMCLVAAGGLSACAQEDGEYPSRKVELLVAYGAGSGNDVVARAFAESFEQITGANVLVVNRPGAGGIVGSTEAMLKEADGYNLYFAPVAAFTSAQLLQDVEFSPQDFETVVGLSQTPFAISVKADSPITDLTQLDALGGSASYATLGVGHASQALLGMILKQQGVTGRAVPFDGSGNVIQSTVSGETDFAVTDVSTAMSRAKGGETRILAVTGEKRLEALPDVPTVEELGLPGSEYLGSQALAVPDGMDPQRLEELTKVAEQAINSESYQEFLEANHYELPQIEGPDWMNVYVPEEQNRLSADYAELGIEKR